In Phreatobacter stygius, a genomic segment contains:
- a CDS encoding ABC transporter substrate-binding protein, whose product MDFGRGWRSKGTRRFNRIWLAGALIAAGLLTTAGAEARTVRWARSLDAQTLDPMSANIGPTTVVAHQLYEPLVHRGYDGKLVPTLATEWRNLPDDPTVWEVKLRQGVKFHNGTDFTADDVLFSFDRARSPNSDFRGLITSIESVTKIDAHTIRIKTKAPNPLLFENLTNIFMMSKAWAEANNAALPQNIRERQENGATRQAMGTGAFQLISREPDVRTVMRRFEGYWGRNQFPLEVSELILVPIQQDATRIAALLSGEVDVVHDVPVQDISRLQQSQGVKVNTGPENRVIFLGFNVGPAELKTSDIKGKNPFADRRVRAAVNIAVNREAITRVVMRGQGVPIGYVGTNFISGYSPEIAAVPRLDVAAANKALDEAGYPRRADAGNTRFSVSLQCPNNRYVADENICQAVVGMMGQIGIKVNLVAKPAAQHFPELQREELDFYLVGWGIPTYDAEYVLTFMFHTRSASNGTWNGTRYSNPSLDTRMIALQTMPDVTRRNAEIAELQRILKEETIYVPLHVQSISHAMRGGLQMQVHPDAQAWFKYFRFVTS is encoded by the coding sequence ATGGATTTCGGACGGGGTTGGCGTTCCAAGGGAACGCGACGCTTCAACAGGATCTGGCTGGCCGGCGCGCTGATCGCGGCCGGCCTGCTGACGACGGCCGGCGCCGAGGCGCGCACGGTGCGCTGGGCCCGTTCGCTCGATGCCCAGACGCTCGACCCGATGTCGGCCAATATCGGCCCGACCACGGTCGTCGCCCATCAGCTGTACGAGCCGCTGGTCCATCGCGGCTATGACGGCAAGCTGGTGCCGACGCTTGCCACCGAGTGGCGCAACCTGCCCGACGACCCGACGGTCTGGGAGGTCAAGCTCCGCCAGGGCGTCAAGTTCCACAACGGCACCGATTTCACCGCCGACGACGTGCTGTTCTCGTTCGATCGCGCGCGCTCGCCGAATTCCGATTTCCGTGGCCTGATCACCTCGATCGAAAGCGTCACCAAGATCGACGCCCATACGATCCGGATCAAGACCAAGGCGCCGAACCCGCTGCTGTTCGAGAACCTCACCAATATCTTCATGATGTCGAAGGCCTGGGCCGAGGCGAACAATGCGGCACTGCCGCAGAACATCCGCGAGCGCCAGGAAAATGGCGCGACCCGCCAGGCCATGGGCACCGGCGCCTTCCAGCTGATCTCGCGCGAGCCGGACGTGCGCACCGTGATGCGCCGCTTCGAGGGCTATTGGGGCCGCAACCAGTTCCCGCTCGAAGTGTCCGAATTGATCCTGGTGCCGATCCAGCAGGACGCCACCCGGATTGCCGCCTTGCTGTCGGGCGAGGTCGACGTTGTCCACGACGTGCCGGTGCAGGACATCAGCCGCCTGCAGCAGAGCCAGGGCGTCAAGGTCAACACCGGCCCGGAAAACCGCGTCATCTTTCTCGGCTTCAATGTCGGTCCGGCCGAACTGAAAACCTCCGACATCAAGGGCAAGAACCCCTTCGCCGACCGGCGTGTCAGGGCCGCCGTCAATATCGCTGTCAACCGCGAGGCGATCACCCGGGTGGTCATGCGCGGCCAGGGCGTGCCGATCGGTTATGTCGGCACCAATTTCATCTCCGGCTATTCGCCCGAGATCGCGGCGGTGCCGCGCCTGGATGTGGCGGCCGCCAACAAGGCGCTCGACGAGGCCGGTTATCCGCGCCGGGCCGATGCCGGCAACACCCGCTTCTCGGTGTCGCTGCAATGCCCCAACAACCGCTATGTCGCCGACGAGAACATCTGCCAGGCGGTGGTGGGCATGATGGGCCAGATCGGCATCAAGGTGAACCTGGTCGCCAAGCCGGCCGCCCAGCACTTCCCCGAGCTGCAGCGCGAGGAGCTCGACTTCTACCTGGTCGGCTGGGGCATTCCGACCTATGACGCCGAATATGTGCTGACCTTCATGTTCCACACCCGCTCGGCATCGAACGGCACCTGGAACGGCACGCGCTATTCCAACCCGTCGCTCGACACCCGCATGATCGCCCTGCAGACCATGCCCGATGTCACCAGGCGCAATGCCGAAATCGCCGAGCTGCAGCGCATCCTGAAGGAAGAGACCATCTACGTGCCGCTGCATGTCCAGTCGATCAGCCACGCCATGCGCGGCGGATTGCAGATGCAGGTGCATCCGGATGCGCAGGCCTGGTTCAAGTATTTTCGCTTTGTGACGTCGTGA
- a CDS encoding ABC transporter permease, with translation MIVYAVKSLAQAVLVMLAVALVAFSMFRFVGDPVSNLVGQETTIADREQLARDLGLADPIPVQFARFVGNAAQLQFGVSYRQGRPVIDLIKERLPATVELAVLSALFALVAGVVLGVVTAIRRDGFLSHAILSISLIGVSLPTFLIGIGLIWLFAVELRWLPSFGRGDVVKIGWWTTGLLTASGLKSLVMPVLTLGFYQLTLIMRLVRAEMLETLRTDYVKFARARGVPERTIWFRHALKNTMIPVTTVVGLQLGSVIAFAIVTESVFQWPGLGALFVNAVQFVDIPVMAAYLMFVAFVFVVTNLVVDLLYFALDPRLRGAGSAAAH, from the coding sequence ATGATCGTCTATGCCGTGAAGAGCCTCGCGCAGGCTGTCCTGGTCATGCTGGCCGTGGCGCTGGTCGCCTTTTCCATGTTTCGCTTCGTCGGCGATCCCGTGTCGAACCTGGTCGGCCAGGAGACGACGATCGCCGACCGCGAACAGCTGGCGCGCGACCTGGGTCTCGCCGACCCGATCCCCGTGCAATTCGCCCGTTTCGTCGGCAATGCCGCGCAATTGCAGTTCGGCGTCAGCTATCGGCAGGGCCGGCCGGTCATCGATCTGATCAAGGAGCGGCTGCCGGCGACCGTCGAACTGGCCGTGCTGTCGGCCCTGTTCGCGCTCGTCGCCGGTGTCGTGCTCGGCGTGGTCACCGCGATCCGCCGCGACGGCTTCCTGTCGCATGCCATCCTGTCGATCTCGCTGATCGGCGTGTCGCTGCCGACCTTCCTGATCGGCATCGGGCTGATCTGGCTGTTCGCGGTCGAGCTGCGCTGGCTGCCCTCGTTCGGACGTGGCGATGTCGTCAAGATCGGCTGGTGGACCACCGGCCTGCTCACCGCCTCCGGCCTCAAATCGCTGGTCATGCCGGTGCTCACCCTCGGCTTCTACCAGCTCACCTTGATCATGCGGCTGGTGCGCGCGGAAATGCTCGAGACGCTGCGCACCGACTATGTCAAATTTGCCCGCGCCCGCGGCGTTCCCGAGCGCACCATCTGGTTCCGGCACGCCCTGAAGAACACCATGATCCCGGTCACCACGGTGGTTGGCCTGCAGCTCGGTTCGGTCATCGCTTTCGCCATCGTCACCGAGAGCGTGTTCCAGTGGCCAGGCCTCGGCGCACTGTTCGTCAATGCCGTGCAATTCGTCGATATTCCGGTCATGGCGGCCTATCTGATGTTCGTCGCCTTCGTCTTCGTGGTGACCAACCTGGTCGTCGACCTGCTCTATTTCGCGCTCGACCCGCGCCTGCGCGGCGCCGGCTCGGCCGCGGCGCATTGA
- a CDS encoding nuclear transport factor 2 family protein, which translates to MPSRETVEKFIAIVEANEHVRAIEEFYTEDASMQENTQAPRVGRDLLVAHEAAVLKRIKMNTHKVTTFLVDGDHVAINWVFEMTGPDGVTRKLDELALQLWRGDKIFRERFFYDPAALGR; encoded by the coding sequence ATGCCCAGCCGTGAAACCGTCGAGAAATTCATCGCCATCGTCGAGGCCAACGAGCACGTCCGCGCCATCGAGGAGTTCTACACCGAAGACGCCTCGATGCAGGAGAACACGCAGGCGCCGCGGGTCGGGCGCGACCTCTTGGTGGCCCACGAAGCCGCGGTTCTCAAGCGCATCAAGATGAACACCCACAAGGTGACCACCTTTCTGGTCGACGGCGACCATGTCGCGATCAACTGGGTGTTCGAAATGACCGGCCCGGATGGGGTCACCCGCAAGCTCGACGAACTGGCGCTCCAGCTCTGGCGTGGCGACAAGATCTTTCGCGAGCGGTTCTTTTATGACCCGGCGGCGCTCGGCCGCTAA
- a CDS encoding ABC transporter ATP-binding protein gives MTEPLVTVRNLSRTFDVSKPWLNRMIEREEKRFLRAVQDVSFSIDRTETFALVGESGSGKSTVANMVVGLLPPSNGSITIDGIDMWKRDDQSKLKALRKKIQMIFQSPFASLNPRWRVDRIIAEPIRAFGLIRDNGAIEAEVGRLLKTVGLDPADGGKYPHEFSGGQRQRIAIARALSSRPEFIVCDEPTSALDVSVQAQILNLMRDLQDEFGLTYLFISHNLAVVRHMASRIGVMYLGRLVEVAPAKQMFKAPRHPYTRMLLDAVPDLEMSGRARKPVDGEIPNPITPPPGCPFNPRCPLANGRCRIEMPAAVTDAFGTVACHAVAEGRLAA, from the coding sequence GTGACCGAGCCGCTCGTGACCGTGCGCAACCTGTCGCGCACATTCGACGTTTCGAAGCCCTGGCTCAACCGGATGATCGAGCGCGAAGAGAAGCGCTTTCTCCGGGCCGTGCAGGACGTGTCCTTTTCGATCGACCGGACCGAGACCTTCGCGCTGGTCGGCGAGTCCGGGTCGGGCAAGTCGACGGTCGCCAATATGGTGGTCGGCCTGCTGCCGCCATCCAATGGGTCGATCACCATTGACGGCATCGACATGTGGAAGCGCGACGACCAGAGCAAGCTCAAGGCGCTGCGCAAGAAGATCCAGATGATCTTCCAGTCGCCCTTCGCCTCGCTCAATCCGCGCTGGCGGGTCGACCGGATCATTGCCGAGCCGATCCGCGCCTTCGGCCTGATCCGCGACAACGGCGCGATCGAGGCCGAGGTTGGCCGCCTGCTGAAGACGGTCGGACTCGATCCGGCCGATGGCGGCAAATATCCGCATGAATTTTCCGGTGGCCAGCGCCAGCGGATCGCCATCGCCAGGGCTTTGTCGTCGCGGCCGGAATTCATCGTCTGCGACGAGCCGACCTCGGCGCTCGACGTCTCGGTGCAGGCGCAGATCCTCAACCTGATGCGCGACCTGCAGGACGAGTTCGGCCTGACCTACCTGTTCATCTCGCACAATCTGGCGGTGGTCCGGCACATGGCGAGCCGGATCGGCGTGATGTATCTCGGCCGCCTGGTCGAGGTCGCGCCGGCCAAGCAGATGTTCAAAGCGCCGCGCCACCCCTATACGCGCATGCTGCTGGACGCCGTGCCCGACCTCGAAATGTCGGGCCGGGCGCGCAAGCCTGTGGATGGCGAAATCCCCAATCCGATCACCCCGCCGCCGGGTTGCCCGTTCAATCCGCGCTGTCCCCTGGCCAATGGCCGCTGCCGGATCGAGATGCCGGCGGCCGTTACCGACGCGTTCGGCACGGTCGCCTGCCACGCGGTCGCCGAGGGGAGGCTTGCCGCCTGA
- a CDS encoding ABC transporter ATP-binding protein, with protein sequence MTTPVLSVRDLVVEFPTRRGILTAVDHISFDIQPGEVLGVVGESGAGKSMTGTAVIGLLEPPGRIAGGQVLLKGERIDNLPAEAMRKLRGRRIGMVFQDPLTSLNPLYTVGEQLVETIRTHSTLSAAQARDKAIDLLAEVGISAPEKRIDAYPHQFSGGMRQRVVLALALCAGPELVIADEPTTALDVSVQAQIITLLKKLCKDHGTAVMLITHDMGVIAETADRVAVMYAGRIAEIGPVQDVIKRARHPYTEGLMGSIPTLDSSADRLVQIPGSMPRLTAIPNGCAFNPRCPKVFARCLVERPDPIPVGATAVACWLYAEPKEKVA encoded by the coding sequence ATGACGACACCCGTTCTGTCCGTCCGCGACCTGGTCGTCGAGTTCCCGACGCGCCGCGGCATCCTCACCGCGGTGGACCATATTTCCTTCGACATCCAGCCCGGCGAAGTGCTCGGTGTCGTCGGTGAATCGGGTGCCGGCAAGTCGATGACCGGCACCGCCGTGATCGGCCTGCTCGAGCCGCCGGGCCGCATTGCCGGAGGCCAGGTCCTGCTGAAGGGCGAGCGCATCGACAACCTGCCGGCCGAGGCCATGCGCAAGCTGCGCGGCAGGCGCATCGGCATGGTGTTCCAGGACCCGCTGACCTCGCTCAATCCGCTCTATACGGTCGGCGAGCAGCTGGTCGAGACGATCCGCACCCATTCGACGCTGTCGGCCGCGCAGGCGCGCGACAAGGCGATCGATCTTCTGGCCGAGGTTGGCATTTCCGCGCCGGAAAAGCGTATCGACGCCTATCCGCACCAGTTCTCCGGCGGCATGCGGCAGCGCGTCGTGCTGGCGCTGGCGCTCTGCGCCGGGCCCGAACTGGTGATTGCCGACGAACCGACGACGGCGCTCGACGTCTCGGTTCAGGCGCAGATCATCACGCTCCTGAAAAAGCTCTGCAAGGATCACGGCACGGCGGTGATGCTGATCACCCACGACATGGGGGTGATCGCCGAGACGGCCGATCGGGTGGCGGTGATGTATGCCGGCCGCATCGCCGAAATCGGCCCGGTGCAGGACGTCATCAAGCGCGCCCGCCATCCCTATACCGAGGGGTTGATGGGTTCGATCCCAACGCTCGACAGCAGCGCCGACCGGCTGGTGCAGATCCCCGGCTCGATGCCCAGGCTGACCGCCATCCCGAACGGCTGCGCCTTCAACCCGCGCTGCCCCAAGGTGTTCGCCCGCTGCCTGGTGGAGCGGCCGGATCCGATCCCGGTGGGGGCAACCGCGGTCGCCTGCTGGCTCTATGCCGAACCCAAGGAGAAAGTGGCGTGA
- a CDS encoding thiol-disulfide oxidoreductase DCC family protein, whose protein sequence is MRAGEVREPYGWRRDPAVPAFPDDRPVIVFDGYCSFCSGWARFIIKHDKARRFRLLPAQSPLGEALFRHFQLDPHDYTTSILIADGRAFLKAEGILRIFEALGLPWSLIRAGRLLPLAWRDRVYDLIARNRFRLGRRDRCYLTEKGDEDRFLA, encoded by the coding sequence ATGCGTGCAGGTGAGGTCAGGGAGCCCTATGGCTGGCGCCGCGATCCGGCGGTGCCGGCCTTTCCGGACGACCGCCCGGTCATCGTCTTCGACGGCTATTGCTCGTTCTGCTCGGGTTGGGCGCGCTTCATCATCAAGCACGACAAGGCAAGGCGGTTCCGCCTGCTGCCGGCGCAATCGCCGCTCGGCGAAGCATTGTTCCGCCATTTTCAGCTCGATCCGCATGACTATACCACCAGCATCCTGATCGCGGACGGCAGGGCCTTTCTGAAGGCCGAGGGCATCCTGCGCATCTTCGAGGCGCTGGGCCTGCCCTGGTCGCTGATCCGGGCCGGCCGGCTGCTGCCGCTCGCCTGGCGCGACCGGGTCTATGACCTCATCGCCCGCAACCGCTTTCGCCTCGGCCGGCGCGACCGCTGCTATCTGACCGAGAAGGGCGACGAAGACCGGTTCCTGGCATGA
- a CDS encoding serine hydrolase domain-containing protein: protein MRLVRPSAAALVLTLASVLLSDAAQAQFGPGPERGPGPDRGFDRVPGFERGPGFERGPGFERGPGFERGSRRERGRGGGPDGGTVLGLSRERLARIAPVMRGEVDRGMFPGAVTLIARGGRIVHFEAHGFRDAAKTVPMTRDTLFMLASMTKPIVSTAAVMLIEQGKMKLSDPITTWLPELRDLKVEARRTGADGQTTSEDVALDRPITVQDLLRHTAGFSYAGSVRSSRLKELYDQQNIEARAANISGDEMLRRLGQIPLANQPGTAFEYSISVDVLGLLLERISGKRLDILIKEMILDPLGMQDTSWYVAQGQRARLAEALDSDPQKAVMWPGYRIFDNPAENSQYFKGGAGMVSTAEDYFKFAQAILNGGEFEGRRLLSKKWVDFMLSNHLVGMGGTTAASTGPGYGFGLGFAVRLQEGFAVAPGSTGDAMWAGAWGTSFTIDPREQIVGILMAQGPSNRVHTRMLFKNLIYGAVVR from the coding sequence ATGCGGTTGGTACGCCCGAGCGCTGCGGCGCTCGTTCTGACGCTCGCTTCCGTCCTTTTGTCCGATGCCGCGCAGGCCCAATTCGGCCCCGGTCCCGAGCGTGGCCCAGGCCCGGATCGCGGCTTCGACCGCGTGCCTGGTTTCGAGCGTGGCCCCGGCTTCGAGCGTGGCCCTGGCTTCGAGCGCGGCCCTGGCTTCGAGCGTGGATCCCGGCGTGAGCGTGGTCGCGGCGGCGGGCCGGACGGCGGCACCGTCCTCGGCCTGTCGCGCGAGCGCCTGGCGCGCATCGCGCCGGTCATGCGTGGCGAGGTCGATCGCGGCATGTTTCCGGGCGCCGTGACGCTGATCGCGCGTGGCGGCCGGATCGTGCATTTCGAGGCGCATGGCTTCCGCGACGCGGCCAAGACCGTGCCAATGACCCGCGATACGCTGTTCATGCTGGCCTCGATGACCAAGCCGATCGTCTCGACCGCGGCGGTCATGCTGATCGAGCAGGGCAAGATGAAGCTCTCCGACCCGATCACCACCTGGCTGCCGGAGCTGCGTGACCTGAAGGTCGAGGCGCGGCGCACCGGCGCCGATGGCCAGACCACCAGCGAGGACGTGGCGCTCGACCGGCCGATCACCGTGCAGGACCTGCTGCGCCACACCGCGGGCTTTTCTTATGCCGGCTCGGTACGCTCGTCGCGGCTGAAGGAGCTCTATGACCAGCAGAATATCGAGGCGCGCGCGGCCAATATTTCCGGTGACGAAATGTTGCGTCGGCTCGGCCAGATCCCGCTGGCGAACCAGCCGGGCACCGCGTTTGAATATTCGATCTCGGTCGACGTGCTCGGCCTGCTGCTCGAGCGCATCAGCGGCAAGCGGCTGGATATCCTGATCAAGGAGATGATCCTCGACCCGCTCGGCATGCAGGACACGTCCTGGTATGTCGCGCAAGGCCAGCGTGCCCGGCTCGCCGAAGCGCTCGACTCCGATCCGCAGAAGGCGGTGATGTGGCCGGGCTACCGGATCTTCGACAATCCGGCCGAGAACAGCCAATATTTCAAGGGCGGCGCCGGCATGGTCTCGACCGCCGAGGATTATTTCAAGTTCGCTCAGGCGATCCTCAACGGCGGCGAGTTCGAAGGCCGCCGGCTCCTGTCGAAGAAGTGGGTCGATTTCATGCTGTCGAACCACCTGGTTGGCATGGGCGGTACGACCGCGGCCTCGACCGGACCGGGTTACGGCTTCGGTCTCGGCTTCGCGGTCAGGCTGCAGGAGGGCTTCGCGGTCGCGCCGGGCTCGACCGGCGATGCCATGTGGGCGGGCGCCTGGGGCACCAGCTTCACCATCGACCCGCGCGAGCAGATCGTCGGCATCCTGATGGCGCAGGGGCCGTCGAACCGTGTGCATACGCGCATGCTGTTCAAGAACCTGATCTATGGCGCGGTGGTCCGCTGA
- a CDS encoding ABC transporter permease: protein MTLSTNPPKPSFRTRLAKAWDSDIAWSFRHSPVAIIAAIMTVILILASVFANHLAPQNAFDPAVLNLLDAYTRPGEAGLGSNTVYWLGTDNQGRDLFSAILYGSRVSLFVGFAAVFCSVTMGVTLGLIAGYLGGRTDAFIMRVADIQLSFPAILIALLFFGVARGVIAAANHEQVAIWVLIVAIGLSHWAQYARTVRSSTMVERNKEYVQAARVMGRSPFLIMLRHVLPNVTGPVLVISTINLALAVIEEATLSFLGVGVPPTQPSLGTLIRFGQQYLFSGEWWILFFPALALVLLALSINLLGDWLRDALNPKLR from the coding sequence ATGACCCTCTCGACCAACCCGCCCAAGCCGAGCTTCAGGACCAGACTGGCGAAAGCCTGGGATTCGGATATCGCCTGGAGTTTCCGCCATTCGCCGGTGGCGATCATCGCCGCCATCATGACGGTGATCCTGATCCTCGCTTCGGTCTTCGCCAATCACCTGGCGCCGCAGAATGCCTTCGATCCGGCGGTGCTGAACCTGCTCGATGCCTATACCAGGCCGGGCGAGGCCGGCCTCGGCTCGAACACGGTCTATTGGCTCGGCACCGACAACCAGGGCCGCGACCTGTTCTCGGCCATCCTCTACGGTTCGCGCGTCTCGCTGTTCGTCGGTTTCGCGGCGGTGTTCTGCTCGGTGACCATGGGGGTCACGCTCGGCCTCATCGCCGGTTATCTCGGCGGCCGGACCGATGCCTTCATCATGCGCGTCGCCGACATCCAGCTGTCGTTCCCGGCGATCCTGATCGCGCTCCTGTTTTTCGGCGTCGCCCGCGGCGTGATTGCCGCGGCAAACCACGAGCAGGTGGCGATCTGGGTGCTGATCGTGGCGATCGGCCTGTCGCATTGGGCGCAATATGCCCGCACCGTGCGCAGCTCGACCATGGTCGAGCGCAACAAGGAATATGTCCAGGCCGCCCGGGTGATGGGGCGCTCGCCCTTTCTGATCATGCTGCGCCACGTGCTGCCCAATGTGACCGGGCCGGTGCTGGTGATTTCGACCATCAATCTGGCGCTGGCGGTGATCGAGGAAGCGACGCTGTCGTTCCTCGGCGTCGGGGTTCCGCCAACACAACCATCTCTGGGAACGCTGATCCGCTTCGGCCAGCAGTATCTTTTCTCGGGAGAATGGTGGATTTTGTTCTTTCCCGCGCTGGCCCTGGTGCTGCTGGCCTTGTCGATCAACCTGTTAGGTGATTGGCTGCGTGACGCTCTGAATCCCAAGCTGCGTTGA
- a CDS encoding cupin domain-containing protein has protein sequence MTFTCRTPAEPDVLVDNDKVKVTRWNFADGAETGWHRHGWDYVVVPLADGKLVAELPGGTSSEAVLTAHVPYFRSEGVEHNIINASGKPYAFIEIEIKP, from the coding sequence ATGACGTTCACCTGCCGCACGCCCGCCGAGCCGGATGTCCTGGTCGACAATGACAAGGTGAAGGTGACGCGCTGGAATTTCGCCGACGGCGCCGAGACCGGCTGGCATCGCCACGGCTGGGACTACGTCGTGGTGCCGCTGGCCGACGGCAAGCTCGTCGCGGAACTGCCCGGCGGCACGTCGTCGGAAGCGGTGCTGACCGCCCATGTGCCCTACTTCCGCAGCGAAGGCGTCGAGCACAACATCATCAATGCCTCGGGCAAGCCTTATGCGTTCATCGAGATCGAAATAAAGCCCTGA
- the hppD gene encoding 4-hydroxyphenylpyruvate dioxygenase, translating into MGPFPHDAPPSAITEQNPMGTDGFEFVEFAHPDPAELGRVLELMGFKPVAKHRSKNVTLYRQGDVNYVVNAEPDSFAQGFAAEHGPCACAMAFRVQDAKQAYERAISLGAEPHIGKVGPMELAIPAVKGIGGSLLYFVDRYGDKGSIWDVDFVWAAERDPHPEAAGLYYLDHLTHNVHRGRMDHWAGWYEKLFNFREIRFFNIEGKLTGLISRALTSPCGKIRIPINESLDDKSQIEEYLKQYKGEGIQHIACGSRDIYATVEALRANGLPFMPSPPTTYYEKVDARVPGHGEDVERMRKNGVLIDGEGAVAVGDKEGRMSRVLLQIFSGTVLGPIFFEFIQRKGDDGFGEGNFRALFESIEEDQIRRGVIGGKAA; encoded by the coding sequence ATGGGCCCGTTCCCGCACGATGCGCCGCCATCCGCCATTACCGAGCAGAACCCGATGGGGACCGATGGTTTCGAATTCGTCGAGTTCGCCCATCCCGATCCGGCCGAACTCGGCCGCGTGCTCGAACTGATGGGTTTCAAGCCGGTCGCCAAGCACCGGTCCAAGAACGTCACGCTCTACCGCCAGGGCGACGTCAACTATGTCGTCAATGCCGAGCCGGATTCGTTTGCCCAGGGCTTCGCGGCCGAACATGGCCCCTGCGCCTGCGCCATGGCGTTCCGCGTCCAGGACGCCAAACAGGCCTATGAGCGGGCGATCTCGCTCGGCGCCGAGCCCCATATCGGCAAGGTCGGACCAATGGAACTGGCCATTCCCGCCGTCAAGGGCATTGGCGGATCATTGCTCTATTTCGTCGACCGCTACGGCGACAAGGGCTCGATCTGGGATGTCGACTTCGTCTGGGCCGCCGAACGCGATCCGCATCCCGAAGCCGCCGGCCTCTATTACCTCGACCACCTCACCCACAACGTCCATCGCGGCCGCATGGACCATTGGGCCGGCTGGTACGAGAAACTGTTCAACTTCCGCGAAATCCGCTTCTTCAACATCGAGGGCAAGCTGACCGGCCTGATCTCGCGGGCGCTGACCAGCCCCTGCGGCAAGATCCGCATCCCGATCAACGAAAGCCTCGACGACAAGAGCCAGATCGAGGAATACCTCAAGCAATACAAGGGCGAAGGCATCCAGCACATCGCCTGCGGCTCGCGCGACATCTACGCGACCGTCGAGGCGCTGCGCGCCAATGGCCTGCCCTTCATGCCTTCGCCGCCGACGACCTATTACGAGAAGGTCGACGCGCGCGTGCCCGGCCATGGCGAGGACGTCGAGCGCATGCGGAAGAACGGCGTGCTGATCGACGGCGAAGGCGCGGTGGCGGTCGGCGACAAGGAAGGGCGCATGTCGCGCGTCCTGCTGCAGATCTTTTCCGGCACCGTGCTCGGCCCGATCTTTTTCGAGTTCATCCAGCGCAAGGGCGACGACGGCTTCGGTGAAGGTAATTTCCGCGCCCTGTTCGAATCGATCGAGGAAGACCAGATCCGTCGCGGCGTGATCGGCGGCAAGGCCGCCTGA
- a CDS encoding Lrp/AsnC family transcriptional regulator: MNTSVEIDGFDLRLLDALQADGARTNQQLADLVRLSPSQVSRRRQRLEETGLIRRYRADLDATRLGFGVTVFIFVSLATHSGLNAKRFGDLVRAMPEVQEAHAMTGDADYLMKLVVRDLKSLSALVNEVLLPHESVARVRSSIVLETLKDDPRLPLSR, translated from the coding sequence ATGAACACTTCTGTCGAGATTGACGGCTTTGACCTGCGCCTGCTCGATGCTTTGCAGGCTGACGGCGCACGAACCAACCAGCAACTGGCCGACCTGGTCCGGCTGTCGCCCTCGCAGGTGTCGCGGCGGCGCCAGCGGCTGGAGGAAACCGGCCTGATCCGGCGCTACCGCGCCGATCTCGACGCCACGCGCCTCGGCTTCGGTGTCACCGTGTTCATCTTCGTGTCGCTCGCCACCCATTCCGGCCTCAATGCCAAGCGCTTCGGCGATCTGGTGCGCGCGATGCCCGAAGTCCAGGAGGCCCACGCCATGACCGGCGACGCCGACTACCTGATGAAACTGGTGGTGCGCGATCTCAAATCGCTGTCGGCGCTGGTCAACGAGGTGCTGCTGCCGCACGAAAGCGTGGCGCGGGTGCGCTCTTCCATCGTGCTGGAGACCTTGAAGGACGATCCGCGCCTGCCGCTGTCGCGCTAG
- the eda gene encoding bifunctional 4-hydroxy-2-oxoglutarate aldolase/2-dehydro-3-deoxy-phosphogluconate aldolase, whose amino-acid sequence MPVIDARPLLAISPVIPVLTIKDVAVAVPLARALAAGGLSVLEVTLRTPQALEAIAAMRAGVPDAIVGAGTITRPDDISRALAAGSQFLVSPGTPPELATALAAAGVPVLPGCATVSEAMALAGRGFTCLKFFPAEPSGGVAFLKSLGGPLPGLAFCPTGGIDAAKAPAYLALANVGAVGGSWVVPEEAIAAGDFGRIEALARAASALRA is encoded by the coding sequence ATGCCGGTCATCGACGCCCGCCCGCTGCTCGCCATCAGCCCGGTCATCCCGGTGCTGACCATCAAGGATGTCGCCGTCGCGGTGCCGCTGGCCCGCGCGCTCGCGGCCGGTGGCCTGAGCGTGCTTGAGGTGACGTTGCGAACACCACAGGCACTGGAAGCCATCGCCGCCATGCGGGCCGGCGTGCCCGACGCGATCGTCGGTGCCGGCACCATCACGCGGCCCGACGATATCTCACGGGCGCTGGCGGCGGGTTCGCAATTCCTGGTCTCGCCCGGCACGCCGCCAGAGCTCGCGACGGCCCTGGCCGCCGCCGGCGTGCCGGTGCTGCCGGGCTGCGCAACGGTCAGCGAGGCCATGGCGCTTGCCGGCCGCGGCTTCACCTGCCTGAAGTTCTTTCCGGCCGAACCGTCGGGCGGTGTCGCCTTCCTGAAGAGCCTGGGCGGGCCGCTGCCGGGGCTCGCCTTCTGCCCGACCGGCGGCATCGACGCGGCCAAGGCGCCGGCCTATCTGGCGCTCGCCAATGTCGGCGCGGTGGGCGGATCCTGGGTGGTGCCGGAGGAGGCGATCGCGGCCGGCGACTTCGGCCGTATCGAAGCCCTGGCGCGGGCGGCAAGCGCTTTGCGCGCCTGA